ataaaaaaaaaaaaagatgagtgattgtttgtatacattttgtttggtttgaaacattgaatcattataaaatatcttcttcttataaaaatagaatatatattttacaatcgttgatttgagatatatttgtaAGCATTGGTTTTTAGATgatgatcatttttatttttgttttactttttatcttgagtactattatttctttattctttttttgactaattgaatgaactaatatttcttatattttatgtttaatgtCTCATTTCTACTTAAATTTTCAATAACTAATTCTTAATTAGAAGTGTTAtgtcacaattttttttcaaaaatattttgatttaattatcctttttggaaactatatataatgaataaactcaaagtattattttttacaacaaaaCACGAAATAATGTTGAGAATGATAAAGAATGATAAAGAATCActacttgattttgattatttttgctGTAAATTAAAACTATGCTCTGATTTATACTTTATCTAatctataaatttaatattttgaaatgagtGGTTTTATTTTCATGAACAATTTATATAGAGAAACACTTTCTTTGTATTAAATGAATATAATATGTATTCGGAcactaataaaagaaaaatgaacacaaattgtatattacattgaaaatacttaatgtataatttaatataaaaaaaattctttgttGGTTTTTTTTGCAAaggtttattaatttaaatgtctgtgttttaatatttttttatttattttaatttaaacttcattGGATTGTTCGTGCATAagtttgattattgatttttcatgtgatttttatgttttaatatattttgtggtaatttatggttgctacattttaaataatacaatataattaaaatattgtgatgtatttatatacaaagaattaaaaaaataattaacaattaaatcaaGTTTGTAATGAgagttatatatttattgttattttttaattatagaaatatagacaaaaaattagtagaatgtgaaataaaaaatgaatgaattttagAGATGCGACTATTAAATGATgtgtcaaaattaatattacatgaCATATAAAGATAGCTATCAACTTATGATTTTGGAGGTTTGTTCtagtatattatattgatattgatgtCCCTTAagaatgatttttcaaaatagtttatttctaattaataaTGTTGTGAATAAATCAAATGATTCAGAATTTAAAGAATCACCAAGTGTACATCATGATGAGGTTGTCAAATTTATCTCAGAAGATTCACTTGAAGTCAATGAATCACCCCTGAAAGAAACTTTACCAGATGGCGATTCTGATGTTTCAGAAAAAGATATAGAATCacaagaaatatttttatgtgaaaaCAGCAATGAAAATCTATTGACCAAGGTCAACTATACTACTGAGGATTCCTTAAACTCTAACCATGAAGAAAACAAATTGAGCAGAAGTGAATCAACAAATGAAAGCAGTGATAAAGTTGAAGAAACTGAGAATGGATTTCTCTTTGATGCTTATGTCAACAACTCCATCAATGTTTCAGCTGAAAACAGTGATGCTCTACAAGAAAAAAATTCTGTGGTTCATGAAGTTGAAGCAGGTTTGTAActtttttcctttcaaaatgATACGTGTCAAATACTCCTTGTTCCTTTAAAACTCTCCTCTGTAGAAATACTTTGTtcctatttatttatcttttttaaagttcaatatgatattaattattgttttgtcAATAACACCATAGAAATAAGGACAATGAGATAGAACTCCGGGAGAAAACACAACTTAATGCATTGAAAAACTGAAGTTGTGTTTGTTTGAATCGATTCATGTGTAAGTATGAGTCGATTCATATGTGTTCTAGAACTCCGGGATTAATCCTGAATTGTCATGAATCGATTCATGATATGTGTGAACCAATTCATCCTGAGGTCAGAAGATATCATGATTAGATTCATACAAGATTTAAAGACTTCATGAAATTATTTATGGATATAAAAATGACTTTAAAATGATTTCAATGAATTTCCCCGGATTTCATAAGTAATCCTAACATGCACCTAATGTCATGCATGATTAAGATTGACTTTCTCAATTAGTTTTCTGATTCGCAAGCTTCAAAGCTAAAATAACACCTATGCTAAGTCTAGTTTTGACATATATCAAAACACTATATAACCAAACTAAAGAGACATGCATTCCCAATGATTGGAGTTATATTACAACCTAAAAAGTCTCCATATTTTGAATCAGTTGAAGATGAAAACCTTGAGAGCTTGCCAAGTTCTTCATTGGAAGGCAATGAAGAATGTGTGAAGCAAGAAGACTCATGCTTAAGAAAAAATTCATATGTAACATATAATCATTACCTTAATGATGAGTCTTCAATCAAACAAGGTTAGGACACAATATCTATTAACATTTTCATTAGTCTTATCCATATTTACTTGAAAGATTCAAAATTGTCAAAGATGAAAACTTAAGCTTTCTTCATTGTATcagatgaagaagaaacatCAGTTTTAACATCAAATGATTCAGAATTTCAAGAATTACCAAGTGTAAATCATGATGAAGTTGTCAATGTGTTTCTCTCTGAACATTCAATTCAAGTCAATGAATCTTTCCTGAAAGATACTTTACCAGAAGCAGATTCTCATTTTCAACAGATTAATCATGATGTTTCAGAAAAAGATAAGGAATCACAAGAAAAAATGTTATGTGAAAACAACAATGAAAATCTATTGACCAATGTCAACTATACTACTACTGAGGATTCCTTAAACTCTAACCATGAAGAAAATTTCAAGGTACTTAATGAAGAAAACAAATTGAGTGAATCAACAAATGAAAGCAGTGATCAAGTTGAAGAATCTAAAGTCACTGAGAGTGAGAATGAGTTTCTCAACAACTTCATCAATGTTTCAGATGAAAACAATGATGCTCTAGAGgaaaaaaattcttttgtttCTGAAATTCCTGAAGTTGAAGCAGTTTTTCTTATTGCTGGAACAAATGTTATTGAATGCATAcatgaaaaggaaaagaatcATCATAGTAATCAAATTGAAGATACAAATGAAAATCTAGAATCTTCCTATgtcatgataaaaaaaattgaggaagAATCTTTTTCTTTGAATTCTGATTCAAACAATTCTATATTTGCAAATGGTGGTTATGAAACAAGGTTTAGTACTGAATCAAACCCTGATAATTCAAGGATCTCTTGTATGATGCAAAAATCTCCAAGCTTCAATCTCGATCTCTGTATCGAAGCGGGACGAGAAGAATTGGATCAAATTCCATTGCTTTATGAGTCTGACAATGATAACTTGTTTAACAAGAAAAGTCTAAATCTCAGAAACTCAATGCCTCATGATGAATATGAATCTGATCACATTGATCAGTGTTTGTTACAAAGTGTTGAAATGCAAGTGGAAGAGAAAATAGTTACTATGGAAAGAAGTTACTCTGAGATATCTAAAGGTGAATTCATTGGTTTgttaaaagaagaagaagaagctcaTCTTCTAGTCATGGCAGAGACACAAGATAACAATGATGGTTCAAAGATGGAAGTGAAGGAAGAGTCATCTTCTTCACCTAAAGGAAATGAAAAGCGAAAGTATCGGTCTTACTTCTTCACTAGCTGCATTTGTTGTGCAACATTGCCAAATTAAAACCTTTAGAATTGCACTTACTTTTCTCTTTTACTTTACTTTTTTGTGTTATGAGTTTCTTTCTGATTTGGTTTTGTGGAAGTGGAGTTTTAATGTGGAGAGAATATTGATTGGTATTGGTTCTGACTTCAAGTCTAATGCGCTGCTTTTTCGAAGTATTGTCTGTTTAAGAACATTATCATATGGTCGATGAAGTGGTTTTTTTCTTGTTAAGCTTTGCTATGTTTGAGAGATTTCATAAATGTAGAGAGAGCAAGCAGCGAGGATTTAATGGAGGCAACTTTTGTAAGTTGTAACAtttgttaatttgtttgttttacaATGATATTCAATGGAAACTTTTTGATACATTTTACTCAAATCAAAAGACAAAAGGTACATGTCTcataaattcatcaaaattgtGTCAAAATAAGGGCCTATATGGCTGAATTAAgtatactaaaaaaaaagaaattgtagctaaaaaattcaaagattaCATGGCAACAAGAGTCAGAAAAGTGGCCTATGCTGTTAAAGTCACATGATAGCATATTAACAATATGTGCATGTGTCATTGAAGACAGCTAAGTGCAAGCTCTATATACTTCAACTATGTTTTTTTAATGTCATAACTATATAACCACACGGTCTTGTGAAACTTATTGGCATTTATTATCTTTGTAGAAGAAATATTAATTCAACATAAGGTTAGTTAGTGTAACAACTAATATGTAGGGTAGGGGGTCCTTGTTTAGATCCTATTTCTTAGTGATAGAAAATAATAAGTCTACTATTGCTATTGCTACAAGTCAAGAAAATGACAAACTCATATACCATATAATTTCTGAAGATAAATCATATCCTCAAATCTAAccacttattttttttagtcaaaGTCCATTAAGATGACCCAAAAGTGTTCACATTCAACATTAACATGCCTCCAACTAAAGGTAGATGTTAAATCACCACAATTGAGATAATGTCCTATTTGACTAGTTTGttataattaacttttattaatGCTCTCTTGTTCTATTTAGTTAAGAACAAAATTAAGAAGATATgtatttttgaattataaaataacaaatagttAAAAATGAACAAAAGCTATTGAAgtaataactattttataagTAATGGGTTTTcgtaattataaaataacaagTAATTAGAAATAAATTGATACTACTGAAGTAATAAAtagtttttcttataataatctTACAGTTGTGAAATATTTAACATCATTTAGTAATGATCAATATTTGTTGGCAAATCTATTAGATTTACAAcgataattattttatctaaattaaaTTCTCTTTACAAGTAAGAATATAAGGTCGAACTCAGATATTGATTACGTGTTTAAAATATATGCCATTTATTACTTGGACCAcccatattatattaatttgaataaaaaaataattatggaaTGGAGTTGAACAAATCAAGTGGTGTGGATGAGATTTAACTCTAAATGCATGTGTTGGTGATTAACATCATGGGCTACAACTAcaagtaaattaaaattaaaatacatgaaaaatatataataggaACATTAATTATTTCTCGCAAGAGGATGGGATGATtaggaagaaaataaataaatttgaataacaaaTGATATAAGTTGTTGATTGAGAGTTTAATTTCATCCAATTGTCATCATCATCTTAACAAATTCTTCATAGTTAACTTGACCATCACCGTCCAAATCAGCTTCTTTAATCATCTGATCCACCTCTTCATCAGTTAATTTTTCACCCAAATTGATCATAACATGTCTTAACTGcacaaaacataaataataaaataatttaatttaatatatagttgGGCACGCATGTGTATCCCTTTGTGCACACATTAACTTAATTTacaactaaatggagtaaaaacTGAAAAGCAAGATTCTTTAGTACTCTAATATCAACCTAATCCACTTTTTGAATCATACAGCTATTATTATTCATAGATTGCGGAAAGGTACAAAGTACCGTCCTATGTGAGTTGTGCATGTGAAATTAATGTgcattttttcatatatattgaaatatcaataaatatttatataatttaaaataaatttgataaatatttaattttaaaataattaatattttaaaatatataatttatttatttaactttaaaaaataaaattgataaataaataaaatatacatcagattgataaattttaaattaataaaaaaattaaatcacaatttttaaaatattttaaacataaataaatgactttatttttaattaagaatgtcaTTTTATTGAAAGAAAGGTTCCGAGAACGTAAATTTTAGTGCAATTCACTATTagtaatataattcaaatagtgtatttaaatattttgaataaaaatggAGGGTTAAATGTTTAATGACCATGTTTTATTGAGTTTTTCAGACAACTCCGATAATATTGGTTAgctaatttaaaagaaatagaatAGGAAATATCAATTGTCAAATTAGAGGAGAAAATATGTATATACCTCACTAGCTGAAATATATCCATTTTGATCTTTATCAAAAACCTTGAAAGCCTCTTTTAGATCTTCCTCAGCATCAGTTTCCTAAATgagaaacaaaaattcaaaaacagagctgaatgaaattgagataactaaaaaacattaatataatgcTTTGGAATAAATTAAAGGGCTATAGAATAATTACTTTCATTTTCTTGGCCATTAAGTTCAAGAACTCAACAAATTCAATGGTTCCATTCCCATCAGCATCAACCTCATTTATCATATCTTGTAACTCTTCCTCTGTTGGGTTCTGATCCAATGATCTTATTACCGTAGCAAGTTCTTCCACAGTAATGCACcctattaaatatttttcaacaaaatacATTCACACAAATTAATGTAtgaacattatattttttaaaatatatgaagcATGAAGAACAATATTAACCATAATCAAAGAaggattataaatttaaaattcaaattgaaatatatatagatttagCAACCCATTTggttaaaaaacattaaaattgcaAAAAGATAGATATTTGCTTACCATCTCCATCTTTGTCAAACAAGCCAAAGGCTTCTTTGATTTCAACAATTTGTTCTTCATTCAAAATTTCTGCCATtgtgtttgaaataaaaatgaagagaaaatcAGCAACAATGTTTGAAGTTTGAAGTTTGAAGTTTGAAGAGAGAGATGTGTTGAGTAAAGCTCAATCTTAGCTGGCCTATTTGTAGATTTCAGTGTGGGAAAGTCTAGCAACATTTCTTTttgaattgtaattttatttaattactatataAAGGTCAACGCACGCTTATGACTAAAATTTGTGTTCATAT
The genomic region above belongs to Cicer arietinum cultivar CDC Frontier isolate Library 1 chromosome 4, Cicar.CDCFrontier_v2.0, whole genome shotgun sequence and contains:
- the LOC101514268 gene encoding uncharacterized protein isoform X2, with translation MGNEMGNNNTSAIKEEDNISEADKKNLLEDTSELANEISQDVYEDCVKEENHNIPISLAKDVMEKDSNTSSDITIELGKDIAQEDGHEDDSKEKIQTILIDEANDADEKAALFDSKNNTTNMLESDSLDDTYASDINMENEMHTKAEEEDVGENVTELASEDATTELGKVSQQEESRGDDAKVETQMIPEDEAKDVEEKDTGLISHDIESKLENDSLEGVTHERDMNMENQMHQTNEAEDVEEKATISSLKSDLLKGKDDQEVAAGLDYDDKKSELEVEDKSQEEKQDENMIIPFTNDIDDQGNTTILAFYDPLNLRNSFVGEGEEMNGVAQPEKSPHAESVEGENCESLSSSSLEGSEECVKQEKSCLRKNPSLTYNHYLNYESSIKPEFKESPSVHHDEVVKFISEDSLEVNESPLKETLPDGDSDVSEKDIESQEIFLCENSNENLLTKVNYTTEDSLNSNHEENKLSRSESTNESSDKVEETENGFLFDAYVNNSINVSAENSDALQEKNSVVHEVEADEEETSVLTSNDSEFQELPSVNHDEVVNVFLSEHSIQVNESFLKDTLPEADSHFQQINHDVSEKDKESQEKMLCENNNENLLTNVNYTTTEDSLNSNHEENFKVLNEENKLSESTNESSDQVEESKVTESENEFLNNFINVSDENNDALEEKNSFVSEIPEVEAVFLIAGTNVIECIHEKEKNHHSNQIEDTNENLESSYVMIKKIEEESFSLNSDSNNSIFANGGYETRFSTESNPDNSRISCMMQKSPSFNLDLCIEAGREELDQIPLLYESDNDNLFNKKSLNLRNSMPHDEYESDHIDQCLLQSVEMQVEEKIVTMERSYSEISKGEFIGLLKEEEEAHLLVMAETQDNNDGSKMEVKEESSSSPKGNEKRKYRSYFFTSCICCATLPN
- the LOC101514268 gene encoding uncharacterized protein isoform X1, yielding MGNEMGNNNTSAIKEEDNISEADKKNLLEDTSELANEISQDVYEDCVKEENHNIPISLAKDVMEKDSNTSSDITIELGKDIAQEDGHEDDSKEKIQTILIDEANDADEKAALFDSKNNTTNMLESDSLDDTYASDINMENEMHTKAEEEDVGENVTELASEDATTELGKVSQQEESRGDDAKVETQMIPEDEAKDVEEKDTGLISHDIESKLENDSLEGVTHERDMNMENQMHQTNEAEDVEEKATISSLKSDLLKGKDDQEVAAGLDYDDKKSELEVEDKSQEEKQDENMIIPFTNDIDDQGNTTILAFYDPLNLRNSFVGEGEEMNGVAQPEKSPHAESVEGENCESLSSSSLEGSEECVKQEKSCLRKNPSLTYNHYLNYESSIKPEFKESPSVHHDEVVKFISEDSLEVNESPLKETLPDGDSDVSEKDIESQEIFLCENSNENLLTKVNYTTEDSLNSNHEENKLSRSESTNESSDKVEETENGFLFDAYVNNSINVSAENSDALQEKNSVVHEVEAVEDENLESLPSSSLEGNEECVKQEDSCLRKNSYVTYNHYLNDESSIKQDEEETSVLTSNDSEFQELPSVNHDEVVNVFLSEHSIQVNESFLKDTLPEADSHFQQINHDVSEKDKESQEKMLCENNNENLLTNVNYTTTEDSLNSNHEENFKVLNEENKLSESTNESSDQVEESKVTESENEFLNNFINVSDENNDALEEKNSFVSEIPEVEAVFLIAGTNVIECIHEKEKNHHSNQIEDTNENLESSYVMIKKIEEESFSLNSDSNNSIFANGGYETRFSTESNPDNSRISCMMQKSPSFNLDLCIEAGREELDQIPLLYESDNDNLFNKKSLNLRNSMPHDEYESDHIDQCLLQSVEMQVEEKIVTMERSYSEISKGEFIGLLKEEEEAHLLVMAETQDNNDGSKMEVKEESSSSPKGNEKRKYRSYFFTSCICCATLPN
- the LOC101501496 gene encoding calmodulin-2-like translates to MAEILNEEQIVEIKEAFGLFDKDGDGCITVEELATVIRSLDQNPTEEELQDMINEVDADGNGTIEFVEFLNLMAKKMKETDAEEDLKEAFKVFDKDQNGYISASELRHVMINLGEKLTDEEVDQMIKEADLDGDGQVNYEEFVKMMMTIG